The Magnetospirillum sp. XM-1 genomic interval GATCCCGGCCTGGTCTCCCACGCGGCGTCCAAGGGTAAGCCGATCATCGTGTCCACCGGCATGGCGGGACTGGGCGACATCGCCGCCACGGTGGAGACGGTGCGCCGGGCGGGAAACGGCGAACTGGTGCTGCTCCACTGCATCAGCTCGTACCCCGCCCCCACCGAGGACGCCAACCTCGCCACCATTCCCCATATGGCCCAGGCCTTCGGCGTGCCGGTGGGCCTGTCGGACCACACCCAGGGCACGGCGGTGGCGGTGGCGGCGGTGGCGCTGGGCGCCTGCGTCATCGAGAAGCACTTTACGCTCAGACGCGCCGACGGCGGCCTGGACTCCCACTTCTCGCTGGAGCCCGAGGAATTGGCTCAGCTGGTCAGGGATTGCCGCGCCGCCTGGGTGGCACGCGGGCGCATCTCCTACGCCCTGGCCGATTGCGAGCAGGGCTCCAAGGTGTTCCGCCGCTCGCTCTACGTGGTGGAAGACCTGCATCCCGGCGAGATCATCACCGAGGACAAGGTGCGCTCCATCCGCCCGGGCTATGGGCTGGAACCGAAATTCCTGCCCGAGATCCTGGGGCGCAAGGCGCGAAAGGCGGTCGCCCGCGGTACCGCCTTCGACTGGTCGATGATCGAGTAGAAACGGGCGCCGAACCGCCCCTTCCCCCTTACCGTCATGGCCGCGCTTGACGCGGCCATCCACGTGGGGCCACCGGAACGTCGCGGAGAACAATGCACCCGCGGAAACGCGTGGATGCCCGGATCAAGTCCGGGCATGACGAAGAACGGCTCAGTGCCCGCAGGAACAGCCGCCGCCGCCGCAATCGTCGTCCTGGACCGGGGCCTGGTCGCCGACGCGGAAGATGGCCCCGGGATAGATGCG includes:
- the pseI gene encoding pseudaminic acid synthase, with translation MTDISIAGRAIGPDHPPFIIAEMSANHNGDLGRALELLEAAAKAGADAVKLQTLKPDAITIDCDRPDFVIEGGPWGGRKLYDLYAEAQTPWDWHPKLFERGKELGLIVFSSPFDKAAVDFLADLDAPAFKIASFEMADPGLVSHAASKGKPIIVSTGMAGLGDIAATVETVRRAGNGELVLLHCISSYPAPTEDANLATIPHMAQAFGVPVGLSDHTQGTAVAVAAVALGACVIEKHFTLRRADGGLDSHFSLEPEELAQLVRDCRAAWVARGRISYALADCEQGSKVFRRSLYVVEDLHPGEIITEDKVRSIRPGYGLEPKFLPEILGRKARKAVARGTAFDWSMIE